A genomic stretch from Halichoerus grypus chromosome 7, mHalGry1.hap1.1, whole genome shotgun sequence includes:
- the MPC2 gene encoding mitochondrial pyruvate carrier 2 isoform X2: protein MSAAGARGLRATYHRVLDKVELLLPEKLRPLYNHPAGPKTVFFWAPIMKWGLVCAGLADMARPAEKLSTAQSAVLMATGFIWSRYSLVIIPKNWSLFAVNFFVGAAGASQLFRIWRSCTFLQIEGLWHPCIRYNQELKAKANK from the exons ATGTCAGCAGCTGGCGCCCGGGGCCTTCGGGCCACCTACCACCGGGTCCTCGATAAAGTGGAGCTTCTGCTGCCGGAGAAACTGAGGCCGTTGTACAACCACCCGGCAG gtcCCAAAACAGTTTTTTTCTGGGCTCCAATTATGAAATGG GGGTTGGTGTGTGCTGGATTGGCTGACATGGCCAGACCTGCAGAGAAACTCAGCACAGCTCAATCTGCTGTTTTGATGGCCACAG GGTTTATTTGGTCAAGATACTCACTTGTAATTATCCCAAAAAACTGGAGTCTCTTTGCTGTTAATTTCTTTGTGGGGGCAGCAGGAGCTTCTCAGCTCTTTCGTATTTGGAG ATCTTGCACATTTTTACAAATTGAGGGTTTGTGGCACCCCTGCATCAG ATATAACCAAGAACTAAAAGCTAAAGCAAACAAATAA
- the MPC2 gene encoding mitochondrial pyruvate carrier 2 isoform X1 yields the protein MSAAGARGLRATYHRVLDKVELLLPEKLRPLYNHPAGPKTVFFWAPIMKWGLVCAGLADMARPAEKLSTAQSAVLMATGFIWSRYSLVIIPKNWSLFAVNFFVGAAGASQLFRIWRYNQELKAKANK from the exons ATGTCAGCAGCTGGCGCCCGGGGCCTTCGGGCCACCTACCACCGGGTCCTCGATAAAGTGGAGCTTCTGCTGCCGGAGAAACTGAGGCCGTTGTACAACCACCCGGCAG gtcCCAAAACAGTTTTTTTCTGGGCTCCAATTATGAAATGG GGGTTGGTGTGTGCTGGATTGGCTGACATGGCCAGACCTGCAGAGAAACTCAGCACAGCTCAATCTGCTGTTTTGATGGCCACAG GGTTTATTTGGTCAAGATACTCACTTGTAATTATCCCAAAAAACTGGAGTCTCTTTGCTGTTAATTTCTTTGTGGGGGCAGCAGGAGCTTCTCAGCTCTTTCGTATTTGGAG ATATAACCAAGAACTAAAAGCTAAAGCAAACAAATAA